A section of the Mycoplasmopsis synoviae ATCC 25204 genome encodes:
- the rmuC gene encoding DNA recombination protein RmuC, translating to METLFIVLIVMVAVLIVTAFATIAFFVFNKKKAATTQSEAPVVSAPDLNNNSELLQKLVELTTNLKNSDENLKSFQTQTDLKNQEVNNTIINVVNEINKAIAQQNETVADKIFNQSQNLIKTLDENKNETYKILFNQNQNFNQSVQKQSQHLNKEIQSLSENVNQKVTNSYKELKEEFNNYSKTLKDEMSKKINEEISKFGEKVNLISSDVNQLASLRNDLSEIRKIFEDNKTRGIFGEKLLENYLNDAMPNGYKSQFQLSNKKQDKVDIAIPINVSDNNQIYIPIDSKFNLESYRSLLDYIDANKNELDFPKQQKAINNLWKNIKAEIMANAKSISEKYIIEGITTNVAFMFIPSESIYLELVKYEKGSLVDEIRKKYNIELISPSLVMVLVSIIKDLYSKFNIGIHNKDIVHLIKKFDDNADKVIKSTATLLKKQSSYLQELEKWVKTVNDAFSTYKKEKTKITSKKRLSEFERIEKTLTGETPESLIVEGEILEIE from the coding sequence ATGGAAACTTTATTTATAGTATTAATAGTAATGGTTGCAGTTCTTATTGTAACTGCTTTTGCCACAATTGCATTTTTCGTATTTAACAAAAAGAAAGCCGCAACAACTCAAAGTGAGGCGCCAGTAGTAAGCGCTCCTGATTTAAATAATAATAGCGAGCTACTTCAAAAGTTAGTGGAATTAACTACTAATTTAAAAAATAGTGATGAAAATTTAAAAAGTTTTCAAACACAAACAGATTTAAAAAATCAAGAAGTTAATAACACAATTATTAATGTTGTTAATGAAATCAATAAAGCTATTGCGCAGCAAAATGAAACAGTAGCAGATAAAATTTTTAACCAATCTCAAAACCTTATTAAAACTTTAGATGAAAATAAAAATGAAACTTACAAAATTTTATTTAATCAAAATCAAAACTTTAATCAATCAGTTCAAAAACAAAGTCAACATTTAAATAAAGAAATTCAATCTTTATCAGAAAATGTTAATCAAAAAGTTACAAATAGCTACAAAGAATTAAAAGAAGAATTTAACAATTATTCTAAAACACTAAAAGATGAAATGTCTAAAAAAATAAATGAAGAAATTTCTAAATTTGGTGAAAAAGTTAATTTAATTAGTAGCGATGTAAATCAGCTTGCATCACTTAGAAACGATTTAAGTGAAATTAGAAAAATCTTTGAAGATAATAAAACCAGAGGAATTTTTGGTGAAAAACTTTTAGAGAATTATTTAAATGACGCAATGCCTAATGGTTACAAAAGTCAATTTCAACTTTCGAATAAAAAACAAGATAAAGTTGATATTGCAATTCCAATTAATGTATCAGATAACAATCAAATTTATATTCCAATTGACTCTAAATTTAACTTAGAATCTTATAGAAGTCTTTTAGATTACATAGATGCAAATAAAAACGAATTAGATTTTCCTAAACAACAAAAAGCAATTAATAATTTATGAAAAAACATTAAGGCAGAAATTATGGCTAATGCTAAAAGTATTTCTGAAAAATATATAATCGAAGGCATAACTACCAACGTAGCTTTTATGTTTATTCCAAGTGAAAGCATTTATCTTGAGCTTGTTAAATATGAAAAAGGCTCACTAGTTGATGAAATTAGAAAAAAATATAATATCGAATTAATCTCGCCATCACTGGTTATGGTTTTAGTTTCTATAATTAAAGATTTATATAGCAAATTCAACATTGGAATTCATAACAAAGACATAGTTCATTTAATCAAGAAATTTGACGATAACGCCGATAAAGTTATTAAGAGCACAGCAACGCTTCTTAAAAAACAAAGTTCATATTTACAAGAGCTTGAAAAATGAGTTAAAACTGTAAATGACGCCTTTTCTACTTACAAAAAAGAAAAAACTAAAATTACTTCTAAAAAAAGATTATCTGAATTTGAAAGAATTGAAAAAACTCTAACTGGAGAAACTCCAGAGTCACTTATTGTTGAAGGCGAAATTCTTGAAATAGAATAG
- the hinT gene encoding histidine triad protein HinT, which produces MEKSVFKKIIDRELPAEIIYEDDLVIAIMDAFPVSEGHFLVIPKSEKPNMLTHSEEEMTYAFKVAYKLAKERLWDKGIKDFRLMINTGIKGKQTVFHTHIHIVPYK; this is translated from the coding sequence ATGGAAAAATCAGTTTTTAAAAAAATAATCGATCGCGAGTTGCCAGCTGAAATAATCTACGAAGATGATTTAGTTATTGCTATAATGGATGCTTTTCCTGTTTCAGAAGGACATTTTTTAGTAATTCCTAAAAGTGAAAAACCAAATATGCTAACTCACAGCGAAGAAGAAATGACCTATGCTTTTAAAGTAGCATATAAACTTGCCAAAGAAAGACTTTGAGATAAAGGAATTAAAGACTTTAGGTTAATGATAAACACCGGCATAAAAGGGAAACAAACTGTATTTCATACACACATTCACATAGTTCCTTACAAATAA
- a CDS encoding HinT-interacting membrane complex lipoprotein P60 has product MKNKFKKLLTLSAIMPVSAIAISCGTIVDDPEKVAQDKLLNSDNAKLAAEKFWLDQSLASLYGSTSAELTSNEKYKQEALNAYKVYVASQNLKDPFYLWNQVNSWNLKGLFNESAELNSLKKYKSSVDETSYWLAYNKDETDVKFNTQKLLLVLKYFELNDAKSLQKVNQNYALQKDNYDNNQFNLIDYVLNKKLVQSWSYDNQSDKNDVFSTLTRSIQNVSDYNNLLKNTPALLNVASQELLFNANNRAAEVTMGGFANLKALPAEVKLNYDLKSLLKVTEAKKLSGFYNYQNNTLVPLSNTSLEAPVFVSRDGQLLKVSYFNQVAPIKDTIDGKDVLSFNKTAYASKLFNLEVNLAAYDDKLYNTAKSAFVALGYLLEVNNETLKEKLAGEDFVAK; this is encoded by the coding sequence ATGAAAAATAAATTTAAAAAATTATTAACACTATCTGCAATTATGCCAGTAAGCGCTATTGCTATTTCTTGTGGGACTATAGTTGATGATCCAGAAAAAGTAGCTCAAGATAAACTGCTTAATTCTGATAATGCCAAGCTCGCTGCTGAAAAGTTTTGACTAGACCAAAGTCTTGCGTCTTTATATGGATCAACTAGCGCTGAATTAACCAGTAACGAGAAATACAAACAAGAAGCATTAAATGCTTATAAAGTTTATGTTGCAAGTCAAAATTTAAAAGATCCTTTTTATTTATGAAACCAAGTTAATTCATGAAATTTAAAAGGACTATTTAATGAATCTGCTGAATTAAATTCACTTAAAAAATACAAAAGCTCAGTAGATGAAACTTCATATTGACTAGCATATAACAAAGACGAAACTGATGTTAAATTTAACACTCAAAAACTTCTTTTAGTTTTAAAATATTTCGAGCTTAACGATGCTAAGTCACTTCAAAAAGTAAATCAAAATTACGCACTTCAAAAAGATAACTACGACAATAATCAATTTAACTTAATTGATTATGTGCTAAATAAAAAACTTGTGCAAAGTTGAAGCTATGATAATCAAAGTGATAAAAACGATGTCTTTTCAACTTTAACAAGAAGCATACAAAATGTTAGTGACTACAATAACTTACTTAAAAACACACCAGCGCTATTAAACGTTGCCAGTCAAGAGCTTTTATTTAACGCTAATAACAGAGCTGCCGAAGTTACAATGGGAGGATTTGCTAATTTAAAAGCGCTTCCTGCAGAAGTTAAATTAAACTACGATCTTAAATCACTACTGAAAGTAACTGAAGCTAAAAAATTAAGTGGATTTTACAACTACCAAAACAATACTTTAGTGCCTCTTTCAAATACCAGCTTAGAAGCTCCAGTATTTGTTTCTAGAGATGGGCAGCTTTTAAAAGTAAGCTATTTTAATCAAGTAGCGCCAATAAAAGATACCATTGATGGTAAAGATGTTTTATCATTTAATAAAACCGCTTATGCAAGTAAATTATTTAATTTAGAAGTTAATTTAGCCGCCTACGATGATAAATTATATAACACCGCAAAAAGCGCTTTTGTAGCGCTAGGATATTTACTAGAAGTAAATAATGAGACCTTAAAAGAAAAATTAGCAGGGGAAGATTTTGTTGCAAAATAA
- a CDS encoding HinT-interacting membrane complex protein P80, whose translation MAKRQKTFFERLSEKNEIHENKKIKKVSNSQATRKKAAIATLSLLSVGVILAIAVPLGVTTNSVTVISPVDDSSTAFTFKGPNSSDGSQKLTVGSVTKSVQGSDAQVNEEINDVTKKLVFYLYDQEYKASVEQQRVYNASLALGQSARNDIALSSLEEIKQKQTKVVEDLKRNYISVYGFQNWQKQFTETLSTDPKYSGAKDETEAIENLTYNEIKTYAEARFKPEFVNTTRSEINKLASRDIYKVDANGNEISSNGQRQVLIKSGERVNSFYQDGSNYFLNAANNNLATAFLTKSFVSSQKDPSEILKSYFDANDLHVVTSVDLPGKLSSPVTNAITLDVDAKAKFINLAKYWSVKNTNSQRQILSGSEILKQLKPATSYFPTPTEALSQSQITVNQGNYQTFLNTLTLTKGDSYGTSGLQSIESVFQNGTEQGLSSIWSKVLASALNASNLPQVDLSKVFDFENIRTNDPSAYSRFSTLLTAAKNATSDQDAFNKTKELNQFIESYLTNMSNAEFSSLLVRQYTNQLVKNVGGNNLVSFIYTIKDMPNAYLVVSKDKISIQQYTNFTSFDNFKEFVKNTLYSVAQGNKDIFNLPQAVSQSQNDNVILAHMLNDADFVSYLKTKENPFSKDKSNYRDEDISKIKQENASIIAGNKSKMQIQNFTSVSNLINNSLVSQNSYNFGVKDGVARIISGFNGSTPTYLGNSESAQDLIVKVLISK comes from the coding sequence ATGGCAAAAAGACAAAAAACATTTTTTGAGCGTTTAAGTGAAAAAAATGAAATTCATGAAAACAAGAAAATAAAAAAAGTATCAAATAGCCAAGCAACTCGTAAAAAGGCAGCAATAGCAACACTATCGCTATTATCGGTAGGAGTTATTTTAGCGATAGCTGTTCCACTTGGAGTTACTACTAATTCAGTTACAGTAATAAGCCCAGTTGACGATTCGTCAACTGCTTTTACCTTTAAAGGGCCAAATTCTAGTGATGGCAGCCAAAAGCTAACAGTAGGTTCAGTTACTAAAAGTGTTCAAGGAAGCGATGCACAAGTTAACGAAGAAATAAACGACGTTACTAAAAAACTTGTGTTTTATTTATACGATCAAGAATACAAAGCATCAGTAGAGCAACAAAGAGTTTATAATGCATCGCTAGCACTTGGCCAAAGCGCTAGAAATGATATCGCGCTTTCATCGCTTGAAGAAATCAAACAAAAACAAACTAAAGTTGTTGAAGATCTAAAGCGTAATTATATTTCAGTGTATGGTTTTCAAAATTGACAAAAACAATTCACTGAAACTCTTTCAACTGATCCTAAATATTCAGGCGCTAAAGATGAAACTGAAGCTATTGAAAATCTAACCTACAATGAAATTAAAACTTATGCTGAAGCAAGATTTAAACCTGAATTTGTAAATACCACTAGAAGTGAAATTAATAAGCTTGCAAGTAGAGATATTTACAAAGTAGATGCCAATGGTAATGAAATCTCAAGCAATGGTCAAAGACAAGTTTTAATTAAAAGCGGGGAAAGAGTTAATTCATTTTACCAAGATGGCTCAAATTACTTTTTAAATGCAGCTAATAATAATCTAGCAACTGCTTTTTTAACTAAATCATTTGTATCTTCACAAAAAGATCCAAGCGAAATATTAAAAAGCTATTTTGACGCAAATGATTTACATGTAGTAACCAGCGTAGATCTTCCAGGAAAATTATCTTCGCCAGTTACAAACGCTATTACTTTAGATGTTGACGCTAAAGCTAAATTTATCAACCTTGCTAAATATTGATCTGTTAAAAATACTAATTCACAAAGACAAATTTTAAGCGGAAGCGAAATTTTAAAACAACTAAAGCCAGCTACTTCTTATTTCCCAACTCCAACAGAAGCTCTTTCACAATCTCAAATTACAGTTAATCAAGGAAACTATCAAACCTTTTTAAATACACTAACTTTAACTAAAGGTGATAGTTATGGAACTAGCGGGCTTCAAAGCATTGAAAGCGTATTTCAAAATGGAACCGAGCAAGGGCTATCATCTATTTGAAGCAAAGTTTTAGCTTCAGCTCTTAATGCATCAAATCTGCCACAAGTTGATTTAAGTAAAGTCTTTGACTTTGAAAATATAAGAACTAATGATCCTAGCGCTTATTCAAGATTTTCAACTCTTTTAACTGCTGCCAAAAACGCAACCTCAGATCAAGATGCATTTAATAAAACCAAAGAGTTAAATCAATTTATCGAATCATATTTAACCAATATGTCTAATGCCGAATTTTCATCTCTTTTAGTTAGACAATATACAAATCAGCTAGTTAAAAATGTTGGTGGAAATAATTTAGTTTCATTTATTTATACAATTAAAGATATGCCTAATGCATATTTAGTAGTTTCTAAAGATAAAATTTCAATTCAACAATATACAAACTTTACAAGCTTTGACAACTTCAAAGAATTTGTCAAAAATACATTGTATTCAGTAGCTCAAGGTAATAAAGACATATTTAACCTGCCACAAGCAGTTAGTCAAAGTCAAAATGATAACGTGATTTTAGCTCACATGCTTAATGATGCCGATTTTGTTTCTTATCTAAAAACCAAAGAAAATCCATTTTCAAAAGATAAGTCAAATTATAGAGATGAAGATATCTCCAAAATCAAGCAAGAAAACGCATCAATTATTGCAGGTAATAAAAGCAAAATGCAAATTCAAAACTTCACTAGCGTTTCAAATTTAATTAATAATTCACTAGTGTCACAGAATTCATATAACTTTGGTGTAAAAGATGGCGTAGCTAGAATAATTTCAGGATTTAATGGATCAACTCCTACTTATTTAGGAAATAGTGAAAGCGCACAAGATTTAATAGTTAAGGTATTAATTTCAAAATAA